In Candidatus Pelagibacter sp. HIMB1321, a single genomic region encodes these proteins:
- the rpsR gene encoding 30S ribosomal protein S18: MPKRQSGNKKGKQSNFAKLSIFQPNKYKFKKSCPLSVKGAPKVDYKNIKLLKKYMSENGKILPSRITNVSQKKQRELSLSIKRARNLALL, translated from the coding sequence ATGCCTAAAAGACAAAGTGGAAATAAAAAAGGTAAACAAAGCAATTTTGCAAAATTAAGTATTTTCCAACCAAATAAATATAAGTTTAAAAAAAGCTGCCCTTTATCTGTTAAAGGTGCACCCAAGGTTGATTACAAAAATATTAAATTACTTAAAAAATATATGTCAGAAAATGGCAAAATTTTACCTTCAAGAATTACAAATGTAAGTCAGAAGAAACAAAGAGAATTGTCTTTATCTATTAAAAGAGCAAGAAATCTAGCACTGTTATAA
- the rpsF gene encoding 30S ribosomal protein S6, with amino-acid sequence MNLYEHTIIARQDASPSELKQLTEKYSKIIEKNEGEVVKTENWGLLNLSYLIRKNKKGSYIHFKIKGKGKVVEELEKNEAIDKKLLRYMTVKVKDFDLNTNYFAKREDGEKFEKKEKVSN; translated from the coding sequence ATGAATTTATACGAACATACTATCATTGCTAGACAGGATGCCTCTCCAAGTGAGCTAAAGCAACTTACTGAAAAATATTCAAAAATTATTGAAAAAAATGAAGGTGAAGTAGTTAAAACTGAAAATTGGGGTTTACTAAACCTTTCTTATCTTATTAGAAAGAATAAAAAAGGAAGCTACATACATTTTAAAATTAAAGGCAAAGGAAAAGTTGTTGAAGAATTAGAAAAAAATGAAGCGATTGATAAAAAATTATTAAGATATATGACAGTAAAGGTTAAAGATTTTGATTTAAATACTAATTATTTCGCTAAGAGAGAAGATGGAGAAAAATTTGAAAAAAAAGAGAAGGTATCTAATTAA
- the gshB gene encoding glutathione synthase has protein sequence MTNKIIAVQGNHPSKLNPKSDTSVFLANEIQSKYKIFYYDPKNLSIINSKVAAEGFFIKFDYNNKKFFKILKKQKLNLELCKFILIRQDPPFNLEYISTTYILDQIKHKVKIINDPTSIRNVSEKLYSAKYQKFMPATIFSQNLDEIKSFFKKNKKVIVKPIHSYSGNDILLMNSYNSKTINKFIKKHDHIMCQKFLPKISKGDKRVFIINGKVVGAISRVPKKGSFLSNMSKGAVPINIKLTKSELKISKLISKDLKKENIFFAGIDFIDQKLNGDINVTSPTGLKSFYDLSGINLAKLFWKELKA, from the coding sequence ATGACCAATAAAATCATTGCGGTTCAAGGCAACCACCCATCAAAACTTAATCCTAAAAGTGATACCAGTGTATTTTTAGCGAATGAAATTCAATCAAAATATAAGATTTTTTATTATGATCCAAAAAACTTATCGATCATCAATTCAAAAGTTGCCGCAGAAGGTTTCTTTATAAAATTCGATTATAACAATAAAAAATTCTTTAAAATTCTAAAAAAACAAAAACTAAATTTAGAACTTTGTAAGTTCATTTTAATAAGACAAGACCCACCTTTTAATCTTGAATATATATCAACCACATACATTTTAGATCAAATTAAACATAAAGTTAAAATCATAAATGATCCAACCTCAATTCGAAATGTATCTGAGAAATTATATTCAGCAAAGTATCAAAAATTTATGCCTGCTACTATTTTTTCTCAAAATCTAGATGAGATTAAATCTTTTTTTAAAAAAAATAAAAAAGTAATTGTAAAACCAATTCATAGCTACAGCGGAAATGATATTCTATTAATGAATAGTTATAATTCAAAAACCATAAATAAATTTATCAAAAAACATGATCACATCATGTGTCAGAAGTTTTTACCTAAAATTAGTAAAGGTGATAAACGAGTTTTTATTATTAACGGTAAAGTAGTGGGTGCAATTTCAAGAGTTCCTAAAAAAGGATCCTTCTTAAGTAACATGAGTAAAGGTGCAGTCCCTATCAACATCAAACTTACAAAATCAGAATTAAAAATTTCAAAATTAATTTCAAAAGATCTTAAAAAAGAAAATATTTTCTTTGCAGGAATTGACTTTATTGATCAAAAATTAAATGGGGATATCAATGTAACTTCCCCTACAGGCTTAAAATCATTTTATGATTTATCAGGAATTAATTTAGCAAAATTATTTTGGAAAGAACTTAAAGCATGA
- a CDS encoding replicative DNA helicase, whose protein sequence is MENNLSIVKDKFKELPNNIEAEQSVIGSILVTNEIFDEISTIISSTNFYDPMHQKIYNAIESLIYKGMLANPITLKNYFEDEKDDLDVPEYLVKITKFSTSVRQAIEYSKIIYDMFVRRELIKISEQTIDNAKINDLDTSGQNIIENSERLLFDLAEKGSFNSSLVKFDDAMKQTIEMASAAYKNEGGIVGVPTGLRDLDDKLGGLHQSDLIIIAGRPSMGKTSLATNIAFNAAKYIQDSGKKSSVAFFSLEMSSEQLSTRILSEQARIGSNDIRRGRISDEQFDQFLETSKNIAELPLFIDETPAISIAAMSNRARRIKRLNGLDMIVVDYIQLMRGTTYNKDGRVQEISQITQGLKAIAKELGVPVVALSQLSRQVEQRDDHKPQLSDLRESGSIEQDADVVMFVYREGYYLQRKEPREATVEHAEWQAKMNEVAHLAEIIIGKQRHGPIGKVTLEFEERFTKFKDTQIN, encoded by the coding sequence ATGGAAAATAATCTAAGTATTGTTAAAGATAAATTTAAAGAGCTGCCAAATAACATTGAAGCTGAACAATCTGTTATTGGATCCATTTTAGTAACTAATGAAATCTTTGATGAGATTAGCACAATCATCTCAAGTACGAATTTTTATGACCCCATGCATCAAAAAATTTACAATGCTATCGAAAGCTTAATTTACAAAGGCATGCTTGCAAACCCAATTACATTAAAAAATTATTTTGAAGATGAAAAAGATGATTTAGATGTTCCTGAATACCTAGTAAAGATCACAAAATTTTCTACATCTGTAAGACAAGCAATTGAATATTCAAAAATAATCTATGACATGTTTGTAAGACGAGAACTGATTAAAATATCTGAACAAACAATCGATAATGCAAAAATAAATGATCTAGATACTAGTGGTCAAAATATTATTGAAAACTCTGAAAGATTGTTATTTGATCTTGCAGAAAAAGGATCTTTTAATTCCTCACTAGTAAAATTTGATGATGCAATGAAGCAAACGATTGAGATGGCTTCGGCTGCATATAAAAATGAGGGTGGCATTGTTGGTGTTCCAACAGGTTTGAGAGATTTAGATGATAAACTAGGTGGATTGCATCAATCAGACTTGATTATTATAGCTGGTAGACCTTCAATGGGTAAAACATCCCTTGCAACTAATATTGCATTTAATGCAGCGAAATATATTCAAGACAGTGGAAAAAAATCCTCAGTTGCTTTCTTTTCTCTAGAAATGTCATCAGAGCAATTATCAACTAGAATATTATCAGAACAAGCAAGAATTGGATCAAATGACATTAGACGTGGAAGAATTTCTGATGAGCAATTCGATCAATTTTTAGAAACTTCAAAAAATATTGCTGAACTTCCATTATTCATCGATGAAACACCAGCAATTAGTATTGCTGCAATGAGTAATAGAGCTCGAAGAATTAAAAGATTAAACGGTCTTGATATGATTGTGGTTGATTACATTCAGTTAATGAGAGGCACAACCTATAATAAAGATGGAAGAGTTCAGGAAATCTCTCAAATTACACAAGGACTAAAAGCAATTGCAAAAGAACTAGGGGTTCCAGTTGTTGCCTTATCTCAGCTTTCAAGACAGGTCGAGCAACGGGATGATCACAAACCTCAGTTATCTGATTTAAGAGAATCTGGTTCAATTGAACAAGATGCGGATGTGGTAATGTTTGTATATAGAGAGGGTTATTACTTACAAAGAAAAGAGCCAAGGGAAGCAACCGTAGAACATGCAGAGTGGCAAGCAAAGATGAATGAAGTTGCCCATTTAGCCGAGATTATTATTGGTAAACAACGTCACGGTCCAATTGGTAAAGTAACACTTGAGTTTGAGGAACGATTTACCAAATTTAAAGATACTCAAATTAATTAA
- a CDS encoding DMT family transporter, with product MNNLSDQQKGSLMAFVAVMFITPDSLFIRLSSVETWSLVFYRGAIPFFTVFLGMLLIYKSNFFKILFSSGYHGIIYIVTFSITNIAFVVSIQNTNVANTLVMIAMAPMLSAVLGALFLKEHPDSKTWIAIAITFFAAVYIFYDSLQLGNIYGDILGLITALGLAVGAVTIRSAKTKNLVPSAVVGKLIVAVFAMFFIETYALVGRDLWIVPLMCLMCVAVPFVLVTIAPRFIPAEEVNLFFLLETIIGPFWVWMVIKEQPSLETIQGGMVIIITIAIHSFLKLRKA from the coding sequence ATGAACAATTTATCAGACCAACAAAAAGGATCGTTAATGGCTTTTGTGGCGGTAATGTTCATTACGCCAGATAGTTTGTTTATAAGACTTTCAAGTGTAGAAACATGGAGTTTAGTTTTTTATAGAGGTGCAATTCCTTTCTTCACTGTTTTCTTAGGAATGTTGTTAATTTATAAATCTAATTTTTTTAAAATCTTATTTTCAAGTGGATATCACGGGATAATTTATATTGTCACCTTCTCAATCACCAATATTGCATTTGTTGTCTCTATTCAAAATACTAATGTTGCAAACACATTAGTCATGATTGCAATGGCTCCTATGCTCTCCGCTGTTTTAGGGGCTTTATTTTTGAAAGAACATCCTGATAGTAAAACCTGGATTGCAATTGCGATTACTTTTTTTGCGGCTGTTTATATTTTCTACGACTCGTTACAACTTGGAAATATTTATGGAGATATTTTAGGGCTTATCACAGCACTTGGTCTTGCTGTTGGAGCTGTAACCATTAGATCTGCTAAGACAAAAAACCTGGTACCTTCTGCAGTAGTTGGAAAGTTAATTGTTGCTGTATTTGCTATGTTTTTCATAGAAACTTACGCTTTAGTTGGAAGAGATTTATGGATCGTTCCATTAATGTGTTTGATGTGTGTAGCAGTGCCATTTGTATTGGTAACTATTGCGCCAAGATTTATCCCTGCAGAGGAAGTTAATTTGTTCTTTTTGCTTGAGACCATTATTGGACCATTTTGGGTATGGATGGTGATTAAAGAACAGCCTAGTCTAGAGACAATTCAAGGTGGAATGGTAATCATCATCACCATTGCCATCCACTCATTCCTCAAGCTTCGAAAAGCTTAA
- a CDS encoding HD domain-containing protein — protein sequence MKTVNFTQMKDGTKDEYLLLDKYEQEYIDGTADRILNFMKGLTSTLEGYKITRLEHSLQSATRALNDGADEEMIVAALLHDIGDELAPLNHSEYAASVLKPYVSEKTHWIIEKHGEFQMYYYAHHLGKNQNQRDKYKDHKYYQDAVNFCEKWDQASFDPDYESKPLEFFAPIVKKIFARKPYSLIK from the coding sequence ATGAAAACAGTCAATTTCACTCAGATGAAAGATGGGACTAAGGATGAGTATCTTTTATTAGATAAATATGAACAGGAGTACATAGATGGCACTGCTGATCGTATTTTAAATTTCATGAAAGGATTAACCTCAACATTAGAGGGATACAAAATAACAAGACTAGAGCACTCATTACAATCAGCAACAAGAGCTCTTAATGATGGTGCGGATGAAGAAATGATTGTTGCAGCATTATTACATGATATTGGTGATGAACTTGCACCTTTAAATCACTCTGAATACGCAGCTTCAGTTTTAAAACCGTATGTTAGTGAAAAAACCCACTGGATTATTGAAAAACATGGTGAGTTTCAAATGTATTACTATGCCCACCATTTAGGTAAAAACCAAAATCAAAGAGATAAATACAAAGATCATAAATACTATCAAGATGCTGTTAATTTTTGTGAAAAATGGGATCAAGCTTCATTTGATCCAGATTATGAGAGTAAACCCTTAGAATTCTTTGCACCAATAGTTAAGAAAATTTTTGCAAGGAAACCTTATTCTTTAATTAAATAA
- a CDS encoding CvpA family protein gives MLDTVKDFFSTASSIDIVYLVITIFSIFGGYRKGFVLSILSMAKWLLAYIITLIIFPRVKPYLEDIIDNEYVLDIGLGIGIFVIVIFLVLMVNKAISKAIKYTGIGSLDTTFGFFFGFVKAYIISVSIFSSVHIVYNYDKWPIDVDKSYVFPYIEKGSNYLLKEFPDEKTYQDSKEKIEDI, from the coding sequence ATGCTAGACACTGTTAAAGATTTTTTTAGCACAGCCTCAAGTATCGATATTGTCTATTTAGTAATAACAATTTTTTCTATATTCGGTGGATATAGAAAAGGTTTTGTTCTAAGTATTCTATCAATGGCAAAATGGCTTTTGGCCTACATTATAACATTAATCATTTTCCCACGAGTTAAACCCTATTTAGAAGACATTATTGATAATGAATACGTTTTAGATATTGGACTTGGTATTGGAATATTTGTGATAGTAATTTTTTTAGTGTTGATGGTTAACAAGGCGATTAGCAAAGCAATTAAGTATACCGGTATTGGAAGTTTAGATACTACGTTTGGATTCTTTTTTGGGTTTGTTAAAGCTTATATAATTTCAGTGAGTATATTCTCTAGCGTCCACATTGTGTATAATTACGATAAATGGCCAATAGATGTGGATAAATCTTATGTCTTTCCATACATAGAGAAAGGTAGTAATTATCTTTTGAAAGAATTCCCGGATGAAAAAACATACCAAGATTCTAAAGAAAAAATTGAAGACATTTAA
- a CDS encoding glutamate--cysteine ligase — translation MITSKEHVIDYFKSGIKDPKNFKIGIEHEKFLFNVSDNTRVDYSKIKQMFSALAEFGWKPVYENENIIALNNGGKNITLEPGNQIELSGDILNHIHEACAESQDYLFELRQVTKKLGIKIVSAGFDPISKIQEIPNNPKQRYKLMTEDMPLGGEHSLDMMYRTCGTQLNVDYNSEEDFIKKFKVVNSIVPISIALFANSSIVEKKKSGYLSYRSKVWQSTSRGGLPAIFFDNFDFDKYAEFAINFNILFIDHEGKYISGKKYTFKDFMDGKIDEIGNRLPTEKDLTTHLSTIFTENRLKKYIELRSMDACGWDCLCSGPAFNVGMIYGNIDETYDLIKNWDKDKIINAYLEVPKKGFNTQLMGKDLLHWSKTLLELSNKGLENRDFLNKHGKNETIFLNHLNKIVENKMTNADHMINKFSKDENLETLYDQ, via the coding sequence ATGATCACCTCAAAAGAACATGTCATCGATTATTTTAAATCTGGGATAAAAGATCCTAAGAATTTTAAAATTGGAATTGAGCATGAAAAATTTCTTTTTAATGTAAGTGATAATACCAGAGTAGATTATTCAAAAATTAAACAAATGTTTTCTGCTCTTGCAGAGTTTGGCTGGAAACCAGTTTATGAAAATGAAAATATTATTGCATTAAATAATGGTGGAAAAAATATTACTTTAGAGCCTGGCAACCAAATTGAATTATCTGGTGATATTTTAAATCATATTCATGAGGCATGTGCTGAGTCTCAAGATTACTTATTTGAACTAAGACAAGTTACTAAAAAATTAGGAATTAAAATAGTAAGTGCAGGCTTTGATCCTATTTCAAAAATTCAAGAGATCCCAAATAATCCAAAACAAAGATATAAATTAATGACTGAAGATATGCCACTTGGTGGTGAACATAGTTTAGATATGATGTATCGTACTTGTGGTACTCAATTAAACGTTGATTATAACTCAGAAGAAGATTTTATAAAGAAATTTAAAGTTGTAAATTCCATTGTTCCAATTTCAATAGCATTATTTGCAAATTCATCGATCGTTGAAAAAAAAAAGAGTGGTTACTTATCTTATAGATCTAAAGTTTGGCAAAGCACCTCAAGAGGTGGATTGCCTGCTATATTTTTTGATAACTTTGATTTTGATAAATATGCAGAGTTTGCAATTAATTTTAATATTTTATTTATTGACCATGAAGGTAAATATATTTCAGGAAAAAAATATACCTTTAAAGATTTTATGGATGGTAAAATTGATGAAATAGGAAATCGTCTACCAACCGAAAAGGATTTAACTACCCACCTAAGTACTATTTTTACTGAGAACAGATTAAAGAAATATATTGAGCTTAGATCCATGGATGCCTGTGGTTGGGATTGTCTATGTTCGGGTCCTGCTTTTAATGTTGGAATGATTTATGGAAATATTGATGAAACTTACGATCTAATTAAAAACTGGGACAAAGATAAAATCATTAATGCTTATTTAGAGGTACCTAAAAAAGGATTTAACACGCAGTTGATGGGGAAAGATTTGCTGCACTGGTCTAAAACACTTTTAGAATTATCAAACAAAGGTTTAGAAAACAGAGATTTCCTTAATAAGCATGGTAAAAATGAAACAATCTTTTTAAATCACTTAAATAAAATTGTTGAAAACAAAATGACTAATGCGGATCATATGATTAATAAATTTTCAAAAGATGAAAATTTAGAAACTCTATATGACCAATAA
- the purF gene encoding amidophosphoribosyltransferase: protein MKKHTKILKKKLKTFNPKLKEECGVFGISNIEDASALTALGLHALQHRGQEGCGIVTFDGEQYYSEKRFGLVGDNFNKEKVLKRLKGNYAIGHNRYSTTGSNTLRNIQPFFADTNAGGIGVAHNGNLTNSIHLRNKLVEDGAIFYTTSDTETIVQLIAKSKRAKTIDKVVDAIFQIQGGYALVMLTQKSLIGVRDPYGIRPLVIGKLKNSYVLASETCALDIIGAKFVREVENGEIVLIENDKLESIKPFPPKKVRPCVFEYIYFARPDSILNGKTAYEHRKNLGKELAKENDIEADIIVPVPDSGNAAALGFAQHLGKNYEHGLIRNHYVGRTFIEPSQQIRSLGVKLKLNANQTTIKDKRIILIDDSLVRGTTSYKIVKMLYDAGAKEVHVKIACPEIRYPDFYGVDTPTRKELLAANKSNDEICEYIGAKSLKFLSIDGMYRAIGFDKRNENYPQLTDHYFTGEYPVKPIDELGDNKITQLSLLNTASNN, encoded by the coding sequence ATGAAAAAACATACCAAGATTCTAAAGAAAAAATTGAAGACATTTAATCCAAAACTAAAAGAAGAGTGTGGTGTATTCGGCATCAGCAATATTGAAGATGCTTCAGCTTTAACAGCTCTAGGCCTTCACGCTCTACAACACAGAGGTCAGGAAGGTTGTGGAATTGTTACTTTTGACGGTGAACAATATTACTCTGAAAAACGATTTGGGTTAGTTGGTGATAATTTCAATAAAGAAAAGGTATTAAAAAGATTAAAAGGTAATTATGCAATTGGCCATAACCGATATAGCACTACTGGTAGCAATACTTTAAGAAATATTCAGCCTTTTTTTGCGGATACTAATGCAGGTGGAATTGGTGTTGCTCACAATGGAAATTTAACAAACTCAATTCATTTGAGAAATAAGTTAGTTGAAGATGGTGCGATTTTTTACACAACTTCAGATACTGAAACAATTGTTCAGTTGATTGCAAAATCCAAAAGAGCAAAAACAATTGATAAAGTAGTTGATGCTATTTTCCAAATTCAAGGTGGGTATGCATTAGTAATGCTAACTCAAAAATCATTAATTGGAGTAAGAGACCCCTATGGAATTAGACCACTTGTCATTGGAAAATTAAAAAACAGTTATGTGTTAGCCTCTGAAACTTGTGCATTAGATATTATTGGTGCAAAGTTTGTAAGAGAAGTTGAAAATGGAGAAATTGTTTTAATTGAGAATGATAAGCTTGAGAGCATTAAGCCCTTCCCTCCTAAAAAAGTTAGACCGTGTGTTTTTGAATATATTTATTTTGCAAGACCAGACAGCATCTTAAATGGAAAAACTGCTTACGAGCATAGAAAAAATTTAGGTAAAGAACTTGCAAAAGAAAATGATATTGAAGCAGATATCATTGTGCCCGTTCCAGATAGTGGTAATGCAGCAGCTCTTGGTTTTGCTCAGCACTTAGGTAAAAATTATGAGCATGGTTTGATTAGAAATCATTATGTTGGAAGAACTTTTATTGAACCTAGTCAGCAAATTAGAAGTTTAGGGGTAAAACTAAAACTCAATGCTAACCAAACAACTATTAAAGATAAAAGAATTATATTAATTGACGACTCGTTAGTTCGAGGAACTACATCTTATAAAATTGTTAAAATGCTTTATGATGCAGGAGCAAAAGAGGTGCATGTTAAAATAGCTTGTCCTGAAATTAGATATCCCGATTTTTACGGCGTTGACACTCCAACTAGAAAAGAATTATTAGCAGCAAATAAATCAAATGATGAAATTTGTGAATATATTGGAGCAAAATCTTTAAAATTTTTATCAATTGATGGAATGTATAGAGCAATCGGCTTTGATAAAAGAAATGAAAATTACCCTCAATTAACGGATCATTATTTTACAGGCGAATATCCAGTAAAACCTATTGATGAATTGGGTGACAATAAAATTACACAATTATCTTTATTAAATACTGCCTCAAATAATTAA
- the rplI gene encoding 50S ribosomal protein L9: MKVILLENVKRIGSIGEVIDVKRGFARNFLIANKKALYASKENIKEVEKIKADLSKKDNEKKAEAQKILEQINKKEYVVKKLSTENNELYGSVKPTEIAKLIQETNKVDIKPSMIQPVQEIKALGKHKVKVSLHSSVDAEITIDVQSAETIQ; encoded by the coding sequence ATGAAAGTTATCTTATTAGAAAACGTTAAGAGAATTGGATCAATTGGAGAAGTAATTGATGTTAAAAGAGGTTTTGCTAGAAACTTTTTAATTGCAAATAAAAAAGCTTTATACGCTTCAAAAGAAAACATTAAAGAAGTTGAAAAAATTAAAGCTGATTTATCTAAAAAAGATAATGAGAAAAAAGCAGAAGCTCAAAAAATCTTAGAACAGATTAATAAAAAAGAATATGTTGTTAAAAAACTGAGTACTGAAAATAATGAATTATATGGTTCTGTTAAACCAACTGAAATTGCAAAACTAATTCAAGAGACCAATAAAGTTGATATCAAACCTTCAATGATACAACCCGTTCAAGAAATCAAAGCTCTTGGAAAACATAAAGTAAAAGTTTCTTTACACTCATCAGTTGATGCTGAAATTACAATTGATGTTCAATCTGCTGAAACAATTCAGTAA
- a CDS encoding efflux RND transporter permease subunit encodes MFVNLYENTILKNPKSIFVILLITLLSFGYYSKDFRLDASSETLLIEGDPDLEYLREITDRYGSKEFLVLTYTPNEGMVTDTSINNLLSLKYKIQSLDWVHSVITLLDIPLLNNSDAPLQERLEGFKTLKDEDVDKQRGFKEILDSPVFRNFVISENGKTSGIIVNIKKTPPLEDIENRSQDEIEQYRDQIKKQNHENILEIRDVIKSYQDIGKIYLGGIPMIADDMMTFIKSDIVVFGLGVLLFIIATLWFVFRKLIWIIVPISSCFFSVIIMMGLLGLLGWKVTVISSNFIALMLILTMAMNIHMSTRFLQLRKSNPDKSSLEILTLTTGKMFWPILYTVLTTVIAFLSLIFSEIKPIIDFGWMMTFGLITSFIITFTLLPTLLSFAPTKNISVKEDEGSKITKFFGKLSLSYQTPIFIVTIVVIGLSVFGISKLEVENSFINYFSKNTEIYKGMKLIDEELGGTTPLEVILKFPEAKQAKEKTDEDDDFDDWGDENEQDDEKYWFTKDKIDTIANVHNYLDNLPQIGKVLSFSSIIDVATQLNNNKPLGTLEMGVLYSKIPDSIKTEIIDPYISIKDNEARISLRIIDSQENLRRNDLINKINYDLENELGIEKNQYKLAGVLILFNNLLQSLFKSQILTLGLVMIGIFAMFLILFRNIKLSLIGVVPNFIAAFFILGIIGLLGIPLDMMTITIAAITIGIAVDNSIHYIYRFKEEFNKIKDYKETLATCHSTVGAAILNTSITIVFGFSILVLSKFIPTIYFGVFTGLAMLLAMISVLTLLPSLILVFKPFGK; translated from the coding sequence ATGTTTGTAAACTTGTATGAAAATACAATTTTAAAAAATCCAAAATCTATTTTTGTGATTTTATTAATCACATTATTAAGCTTTGGATATTACTCAAAAGATTTTAGACTAGATGCATCCTCAGAGACATTATTAATCGAAGGGGATCCTGATCTTGAATATCTAAGAGAAATCACTGATCGATATGGCTCAAAGGAATTTTTAGTCCTTACCTACACTCCTAATGAAGGGATGGTCACTGATACCTCAATAAATAATTTATTAAGTTTAAAATATAAAATCCAAAGTTTAGACTGGGTTCATAGTGTAATAACATTATTAGATATCCCTTTATTAAATAATTCTGATGCCCCACTTCAAGAAAGACTAGAAGGGTTTAAAACTTTAAAAGATGAAGATGTTGATAAACAAAGAGGATTTAAAGAAATTTTAGATAGTCCAGTTTTTAGAAATTTTGTCATTAGTGAAAATGGTAAAACAAGTGGAATAATAGTTAATATAAAAAAAACTCCCCCACTAGAAGATATAGAAAATAGATCACAAGATGAAATTGAACAATACCGTGATCAAATCAAGAAACAAAATCATGAAAACATTTTAGAAATAAGAGATGTCATAAAGAGTTACCAAGATATTGGAAAAATATATTTAGGTGGAATTCCAATGATTGCGGATGACATGATGACATTTATTAAAAGTGATATTGTTGTATTTGGATTAGGAGTTTTATTATTTATCATAGCAACACTTTGGTTTGTATTTAGAAAATTAATCTGGATCATCGTTCCAATTAGCAGTTGTTTTTTCTCAGTAATTATAATGATGGGTCTTCTTGGGTTACTTGGTTGGAAAGTAACTGTTATATCATCAAACTTTATTGCCCTTATGTTGATTTTAACAATGGCAATGAATATCCATATGAGCACAAGATTTTTACAGCTTAGAAAATCTAATCCAGATAAATCTAGCTTAGAGATTTTAACACTTACTACTGGTAAGATGTTTTGGCCAATACTCTATACAGTTCTAACAACTGTAATTGCGTTTTTGTCTTTAATCTTTAGTGAAATTAAACCTATTATTGATTTTGGTTGGATGATGACATTTGGACTAATTACATCATTTATAATCACTTTTACACTACTCCCCACTCTTTTAAGTTTTGCCCCAACTAAAAATATTTCAGTTAAAGAAGATGAGGGTTCAAAAATTACAAAATTTTTTGGTAAACTTTCCTTAAGTTATCAAACACCGATATTTATAGTTACAATTGTTGTTATTGGTCTAAGTGTTTTTGGAATTTCAAAATTAGAAGTTGAAAACAGTTTTATTAATTATTTTAGTAAAAATACTGAAATCTATAAGGGCATGAAACTTATAGATGAAGAGCTTGGAGGAACTACTCCACTCGAAGTTATTCTAAAATTCCCTGAGGCTAAACAAGCTAAAGAGAAAACAGATGAAGATGATGATTTTGATGACTGGGGAGATGAAAATGAACAAGATGATGAAAAATATTGGTTCACAAAAGATAAGATAGATACAATCGCAAATGTGCACAATTACTTAGATAATTTACCTCAAATAGGAAAAGTACTTTCTTTTTCCTCTATCATAGATGTTGCAACTCAATTGAATAACAACAAGCCGCTTGGGACCTTAGAAATGGGTGTGCTTTACTCAAAAATTCCAGATAGTATTAAAACAGAGATTATTGATCCTTATATTTCAATTAAAGATAATGAAGCTCGAATAAGTTTAAGAATAATAGACTCTCAAGAAAATTTAAGAAGAAATGATTTAATCAATAAGATTAATTATGATCTTGAAAATGAACTAGGAATAGAAAAAAACCAATACAAATTAGCTGGTGTCTTAATTTTATTTAATAATCTTTTACAAAGTTTATTTAAATCACAAATTTTAACATTGGGATTGGTAATGATTGGAATATTTGCAATGTTCTTAATCTTATTTAGAAATATAAAATTATCTTTAATTGGAGTTGTACCAAATTTCATTGCTGCTTTCTTTATTTTGGGAATTATTGGTCTTTTAGGTATTCCGCTTGATATGATGACCATAACCATTGCAGCAATTACAATTGGTATAGCGGTGGATAATAGCATTCACTATATTTACAGATTTAAAGAGGAGTTTAATAAAATAAAAGATTACAAAGAAACTCTAGCAACATGTCATTCTACTGTTGGAGCAGCAATATTAAATACATCAATTACAATTGTGTTTGGTTTTTCAATTTTAGTTTTATCTAAATTTATTCCAACAATTTACTTTGGAGTGTTTACTGGACTTGCAATGTTGCTTGCAATGATTTCTGTCTTAACTCTTCTTCCATCTTTGATTTTAGTCTTTAAGCCATTTGGAAAATAA